In the bacterium genome, one interval contains:
- a CDS encoding aminotransferase class I and II — MTKTFAPPRHVNVVRYVTPLREGGSLPAIAEADDDFLYVLKFRGAGQGVKSLIADFIGGEIARVQGFKVPEMVFAHLDADFGRTEGDEEIQELLRKSEGLNLGVHYLQGSMTYDPAVTLIDPLLSSKIVWLDCLLTNVDRTARNTNMLWWNKELWLIDHGASLYFHHSWDNWEEQAKKPFVQVKDHVLIRRATELERVDAEFKQILTPEVIRGIVAQVPDEWLLENTIDETADSRREVYSSFLETRLQVSEIFVKEAENARTSPF, encoded by the coding sequence ATGACGAAAACATTTGCCCCGCCGCGCCATGTAAACGTGGTGCGATACGTAACCCCGCTACGCGAAGGCGGCTCTTTGCCTGCCATTGCCGAGGCGGACGATGATTTTTTGTACGTGCTGAAATTCAGAGGGGCAGGGCAGGGGGTAAAATCGCTGATAGCAGATTTTATTGGCGGTGAGATTGCCCGTGTGCAGGGTTTTAAAGTACCCGAAATGGTATTTGCCCATTTGGACGCAGATTTTGGTCGCACAGAGGGCGACGAGGAAATACAAGAGTTGTTGCGCAAAAGCGAGGGCTTAAATTTGGGCGTACATTACCTGCAAGGCAGTATGACGTACGACCCTGCGGTAACGCTGATAGACCCGTTGCTATCTTCAAAAATTGTGTGGCTGGATTGTTTACTAACCAATGTTGACCGCACGGCACGAAATACCAATATGCTGTGGTGGAATAAAGAGTTGTGGCTGATTGACCACGGGGCTTCGTTGTATTTTCACCACTCTTGGGACAATTGGGAGGAACAGGCCAAAAAGCCTTTTGTGCAGGTTAAAGACCACGTGCTGATACGTCGCGCCACGGAGTTGGAAAGGGTAGATGCTGAGTTTAAACAAATACTTACGCCCGAAGTTATTCGAGGGATTGTGGCACAAGTGCCTGATGAATGGTTACTTGAAAACACGATAGATGAAACTGCCGACAGTCGCAGGGAAGTGTATAGCAGCTTTTTGGAAACCCGCTTACAGGTATCAGAAATTTTTGTGAAGGAGGCAGAAAATGCAAGAACATCACCTTTTTGA
- a CDS encoding serine hydrolase, whose translation MKTPTSIYLLLLCVAIVVLPSCKLGRFVFYNFADLKDYKKFPARTVNADSVAFTFFKAQHPKAPKNITVNDREASFEKFLKDNKTVAFLIIKDDSIHYENYFSDYDSASIIPSFSVGKSVLSVLIGFAVDDGLLDVNDSVLKYLPQLHKSFEKVTVRDLLQMTSGVRFNESYWNPFGHAASFYYGRNLYKECKKLKVVNEPAKEFDYISGNTQLLGLVLEKALKGKTISQYMEEKLWKPLQMEYSASWSIDKRKGGVEKTFCCVNARARDFAKIGRLYLNKGNWNGKQLLSPEWVETSTKVDTANGSAWFYQYGWWLPTKNGDFMAIGILGQYIYVNPAKNLIIVRMGKQVGKVDWRKFMPMLADGY comes from the coding sequence ATGAAAACACCTACCTCTATTTATTTACTACTCCTTTGCGTTGCAATTGTTGTGTTGCCGTCGTGCAAATTGGGGCGTTTTGTATTTTACAATTTTGCTGATTTAAAAGACTATAAAAAATTTCCTGCCCGCACTGTTAATGCAGATAGCGTTGCGTTTACATTCTTCAAAGCACAGCACCCTAAAGCTCCAAAAAATATCACCGTTAATGACCGAGAGGCGAGCTTTGAAAAGTTTTTAAAGGATAATAAAACCGTGGCGTTTTTGATTATCAAAGACGACTCGATACACTACGAAAATTATTTCAGCGATTATGATTCGGCTTCGATTATCCCTTCTTTTTCGGTGGGGAAATCGGTTTTGTCTGTGTTGATTGGTTTTGCGGTTGACGACGGCTTGTTGGACGTTAACGACTCTGTGTTGAAGTATCTTCCACAACTGCACAAGAGTTTTGAAAAGGTAACCGTGCGCGATTTGCTGCAAATGACTTCGGGGGTTAGGTTTAACGAAAGCTATTGGAACCCTTTCGGGCACGCGGCTTCGTTTTATTATGGCAGGAATTTGTATAAGGAATGTAAGAAACTGAAGGTGGTAAATGAGCCTGCCAAAGAGTTTGACTACATCAGCGGGAATACACAATTATTGGGTTTGGTGCTTGAAAAGGCATTGAAAGGAAAAACGATTTCGCAATACATGGAGGAGAAGCTTTGGAAACCTTTGCAAATGGAATACAGTGCCAGTTGGAGCATTGATAAGCGAAAGGGCGGGGTAGAAAAAACATTTTGTTGTGTGAATGCCCGTGCCCGCGATTTTGCAAAAATCGGTAGGCTATATCTTAACAAAGGAAATTGGAACGGGAAACAATTACTAAGCCCCGAATGGGTTGAAACTTCTACGAAGGTGGATACTGCAAACGGTAGTGCTTGGTTTTACCAATACGGGTGGTGGCTGCCCACTAAAAACGGTGATTTTATGGCCATCGGAATTTTGGGACAATACATTTATGTGAACCCTGCTAAAAACCTGATTATTGTGCGTATGGGTAAACAGGTAGGCAAGGTTGACTGGCGCAAATTCATGCCTATGCTGGCTGACGGGTATTGA
- a CDS encoding nucleotidyltransferase has protein sequence MKVGDTFIPDSNVVLHAISGSRAYGLSTPQSDTDIKGVFILPKKEFYGLEYVEQVNNPTNDIVFYELKRFFELLLKNNPNILELLATPVNSLLYKHPLMERVKPDVFLSKLCRQTFVQYAEAQIKKARGLNKKIHNPVERQRKTVADFCHVVSGQGSVPLQQWLLQKGYKQEECGLVALPHFRDGYAVFHASQGGDMKGIFSSDYANDVWVSTVPKGIEPVAVLSFNKDGYSVHCREYKEYWDWVEKRNENRYQNTLEHGKNYDAKNMMHVFRLLNMAEDIATKGEVIVERPERDFLLHIKSGEFEYDYLLQQAMEKVNTVNQLFDNSALPETPNPQMVNSLLIELREDFYKGV, from the coding sequence ATGAAAGTTGGTGATACATTTATACCCGATAGTAATGTAGTGTTGCACGCCATTAGCGGTAGCAGGGCATACGGGCTATCTACCCCGCAATCGGATACGGATATTAAAGGGGTATTTATTTTACCTAAGAAGGAGTTTTACGGGCTTGAATATGTTGAGCAAGTGAACAACCCTACCAATGATATTGTGTTTTATGAGTTAAAGCGGTTTTTTGAACTGCTGCTAAAAAATAACCCCAATATTCTTGAATTGTTGGCTACCCCCGTCAATAGTTTGTTGTACAAGCATCCGTTGATGGAGCGAGTAAAACCCGATGTGTTTTTATCTAAACTTTGCCGGCAAACTTTTGTGCAATATGCTGAGGCACAAATAAAAAAGGCACGCGGACTTAATAAAAAAATACACAACCCTGTAGAAAGGCAACGAAAAACCGTTGCAGATTTTTGCCACGTGGTGAGCGGGCAGGGGAGTGTGCCATTGCAACAATGGCTTTTACAAAAGGGATACAAACAGGAAGAATGCGGATTGGTGGCATTGCCCCATTTTAGGGACGGGTATGCTGTGTTTCATGCCTCGCAAGGGGGAGACATGAAGGGGATTTTTTCAAGTGATTATGCCAATGATGTATGGGTAAGCACGGTGCCTAAAGGGATTGAGCCTGTTGCTGTTTTGAGTTTTAATAAAGACGGCTATTCGGTGCATTGCCGCGAGTATAAAGAGTATTGGGACTGGGTGGAGAAGCGGAACGAGAACCGTTACCAAAATACGTTGGAACACGGTAAGAATTACGATGCCAAAAATATGATGCACGTTTTCAGGCTATTGAACATGGCCGAAGATATTGCCACCAAAGGCGAAGTAATAGTTGAGCGACCTGAACGTGATTTTTTGCTGCACATTAAAAGCGGTGAGTTTGAATACGATTACCTGCTGCAACAAGCAATGGAAAAAGTAAACACCGTAAACCAACTGTTTGACAACAGTGCTTTACCCGAAACCCCCAACCCGCAAATGGTGAACAGCCTGCTAATAGAGTTAAGGGAAGATTTTTATAAGGGAGTTTAA
- the acs gene encoding acetate--CoA ligase, with the protein MNNASHTLPQIQSFEEYTSVYKQSTENPEGFWGDIAKSFHWYKPWETTLAWNFNPPKVEWFKKGTTNLCYNALDRHLETRGNQTAIIWEPNNPDEAVRTLTYNELHAEVCKFANVLLAQGLQKGDRVILYMPMVPEAGIAMLACTRIGVVHSIVFAGFSAQSLADRMNDSSAKAVITADTFKRGDKTVALKAIVDEALKTSTTVIKSIVYKRTGDAIDWTAGRDVWWHDEMAKVTAQNTPAEMDAEDPLFILYTSGSTGKPKGILHTTAGYMVYVAYTFKNVFQYKEGDVYWCTADVGWITGHSYLVYGPLLNGATTVFFEGVPTWPSPSRFWQVVDKHQVTIFYTAPTAIRSLETAGLGQFEGTKLDSLRVLGSVGEPINEEAWHWYSENVGKNRCPIVDTWWQTETGGIMISPLAGITPLRPAFATLPMPGIQPVLLDEKGNEIEGNGVEGVLCVKFPWPGMARTVYGDDDRYAQTYFSAYKGYYFTGDGCKRDEDGYYRITGRVDDVINVSGHRIGTGEVESAIDEHELVVESAVVAYPHDIKGQGIYAYVICHHTPQDVDKLRSEIKEIVSRIIGAFAKPDKIQVVTGLPKTRSGKIMRRILRKVAEGDTSNLGDTSTLLDPSVVDSIKAGAL; encoded by the coding sequence ATGAACAATGCTTCGCACACCCTTCCGCAGATACAATCGTTTGAAGAATATACATCCGTTTACAAACAAAGTACAGAAAACCCCGAGGGCTTTTGGGGCGATATAGCAAAAAGCTTCCATTGGTACAAACCTTGGGAAACCACCCTTGCGTGGAATTTCAATCCTCCTAAAGTAGAGTGGTTTAAAAAGGGGACAACCAACTTGTGTTATAACGCACTCGACCGTCACCTTGAGACCCGCGGCAATCAAACGGCAATTATTTGGGAGCCTAATAATCCTGATGAAGCCGTTAGAACACTTACATACAATGAGTTGCATGCAGAGGTGTGCAAGTTTGCCAATGTACTGCTGGCGCAAGGTTTGCAAAAAGGGGATAGGGTTATTTTATATATGCCTATGGTACCCGAAGCGGGGATAGCCATGCTGGCTTGCACGCGCATTGGCGTGGTGCATTCTATTGTGTTTGCAGGTTTCTCTGCACAATCATTGGCCGATAGGATGAATGATAGCAGTGCAAAAGCGGTAATCACTGCCGATACATTTAAACGCGGAGATAAAACCGTAGCCTTAAAAGCGATTGTAGATGAAGCATTAAAAACATCGACCACGGTAATAAAAAGTATTGTTTATAAACGCACAGGAGACGCTATTGATTGGACAGCAGGGCGTGATGTGTGGTGGCACGATGAAATGGCAAAAGTAACGGCACAAAACACCCCCGCCGAAATGGATGCCGAAGACCCGTTGTTTATTCTTTATACCTCAGGCTCTACAGGAAAACCCAAAGGTATTTTGCATACCACGGCCGGTTATATGGTATACGTGGCCTATACATTTAAAAACGTATTTCAGTACAAAGAAGGAGATGTATATTGGTGTACCGCTGATGTGGGTTGGATTACAGGGCACAGCTACCTTGTGTATGGTCCGTTGCTAAATGGTGCTACAACCGTATTTTTTGAAGGAGTTCCCACTTGGCCTTCACCCTCAAGGTTTTGGCAGGTAGTGGATAAACATCAAGTAACCATATTTTACACCGCCCCAACGGCTATACGTTCGTTAGAAACCGCAGGGTTAGGTCAGTTTGAAGGAACTAAACTCGACAGCCTTCGTGTGTTGGGCTCTGTAGGAGAGCCTATTAACGAAGAGGCTTGGCATTGGTACAGCGAAAACGTAGGTAAAAACCGTTGCCCCATTGTAGATACTTGGTGGCAAACCGAAACAGGCGGAATAATGATTAGCCCCTTGGCAGGTATTACCCCGCTAAGGCCGGCGTTTGCAACCTTGCCTATGCCGGGCATACAACCCGTGTTGCTTGACGAAAAAGGAAATGAAATTGAAGGCAATGGGGTAGAAGGGGTATTGTGTGTTAAATTTCCATGGCCGGGCATGGCTCGCACCGTGTATGGCGATGATGACCGCTATGCACAAACTTATTTCTCGGCCTATAAAGGCTATTATTTTACAGGGGACGGTTGCAAGCGCGACGAAGACGGGTATTACCGCATTACGGGTCGCGTTGACGATGTGATAAATGTATCAGGGCACCGCATAGGGACGGGTGAAGTAGAAAGTGCCATCGATGAACATGAGTTAGTGGTAGAAAGTGCTGTGGTTGCGTATCCACACGATATTAAAGGACAAGGCATTTACGCGTATGTAATCTGCCACCATACACCGCAAGACGTTGACAAACTAAGGTCTGAAATAAAAGAAATTGTATCGCGCATTATTGGTGCATTTGCCAAACCTGATAAAATACAAGTAGTTACAGGACTACCCAAAACCCGCAGCGGAAAAATTATGCGCCGCATTTTGCGCAAAGTAGCCGAGGGCGATACGTCTAATCTTGGAGACACTTCAACCCTGTTAGACCCCTCTGTGGTGGATAGTATTAAGGCAGGAGCCTTATAA
- a CDS encoding transcription initiation protein, with translation MKHYTLFFRMDITTPEAQPTPEQMELYMEQWGDWMDMIAANDQLADGGTHLSVQGKVLRPNNVMTDGPYTEKNESVAGYIIVLAEDINGAVSIAQSCPILQGEGTSVEIRQCMGM, from the coding sequence ATGAAACACTACACGTTATTTTTTCGCATGGATATTACCACTCCCGAAGCACAACCTACTCCAGAGCAAATGGAGTTGTATATGGAGCAGTGGGGCGATTGGATGGACATGATTGCAGCCAACGACCAACTGGCCGACGGCGGTACGCACTTATCCGTACAAGGGAAGGTACTTAGACCCAACAATGTAATGACTGACGGGCCTTACACCGAAAAAAATGAATCAGTGGCCGGATACATTATTGTTTTGGCTGAAGATATTAACGGAGCCGTGTCAATAGCCCAAAGCTGCCCCATTTTACAAGGCGAGGGTACCAGTGTAGAAATACGCCAATGTATGGGCATGTAA
- a CDS encoding B12-binding domain-containing radical SAM protein — protein MPDTFYAMKHFIKVIGKKAAYPPLGLLTVGAMLPKEWNKKLVDMNLADLSDADLQWADYVFLSAMNVQEESVREIVAQCNRAGVKIVAGGSLFTHEYERFPNIDHFVLNEAEITLPLFLEDLANGTPKPRYFSDEFADVTQTPIPAFELADMDEYIYSIVQYSRGCPYMCDFCDVTALFGRKPRVKTSQQIIAELEALERISDVQLVLFADDNLIGNKRILKSDLLPALIEWRKKKQPSFFFATQLTINLADDEELMRLLLEAGFRHIFIGIETPDEVGLKNSKKTQNLKRDQLMNIQRLHQTGFIISAGFIVGFDTDKPTIFKQQVDFIQQSGIPLPIVNILKAPPGTELFEKIKSQGRLSREFAFAEGETNIIPVMNEKMLFDGFVELINNIYTPEKSYERLIQFFTTYKHPKITVKVPSKFRMKDLKMVFRIVYLLGIKDPNRKYFWKLIFWTLKNNRKFLDKAVFYGIMIHQMHQTCIHIENDVKTQNRHLYVQKPEPVLSL, from the coding sequence ATGCCCGACACCTTTTATGCTATGAAGCATTTTATCAAGGTGATAGGTAAAAAAGCTGCGTACCCTCCCTTAGGTCTTTTAACCGTTGGGGCGATGCTGCCCAAAGAGTGGAACAAAAAGCTGGTGGATATGAACCTTGCCGATTTATCAGACGCCGACCTGCAATGGGCCGACTATGTGTTTCTTTCGGCGATGAATGTGCAAGAAGAATCGGTGCGTGAAATTGTAGCCCAATGCAACAGGGCGGGAGTTAAAATTGTTGCAGGCGGTTCATTGTTTACCCACGAGTACGAGCGTTTTCCCAATATCGACCATTTTGTACTCAACGAGGCCGAAATCACATTGCCATTGTTTTTAGAAGACTTGGCAAACGGTACTCCCAAACCCCGCTATTTCTCGGATGAGTTTGCCGATGTAACCCAAACACCCATTCCGGCTTTTGAACTGGCCGATATGGACGAGTACATCTACTCCATTGTGCAATACTCACGCGGCTGCCCTTATATGTGCGACTTTTGCGATGTTACCGCACTATTTGGTCGCAAACCCCGTGTAAAAACCAGCCAACAGATAATTGCCGAACTGGAAGCCCTTGAGCGCATCAGCGATGTGCAACTGGTACTGTTTGCCGATGATAACCTGATTGGTAATAAACGTATCCTTAAAAGTGATTTGCTGCCCGCACTGATTGAGTGGCGCAAAAAGAAACAACCGTCTTTCTTTTTTGCTACCCAGCTGACCATTAACCTTGCCGACGATGAAGAGTTGATGCGATTATTGCTGGAAGCGGGTTTCAGGCATATTTTCATCGGTATTGAAACACCGGATGAAGTGGGATTGAAAAACTCTAAAAAAACCCAAAACCTAAAGCGCGACCAGTTGATGAATATTCAAAGACTGCATCAAACTGGGTTTATTATTTCAGCAGGGTTTATTGTGGGGTTTGATACCGATAAACCCACTATTTTTAAGCAACAGGTTGATTTTATACAACAAAGCGGTATCCCTTTGCCCATTGTTAATATTTTGAAAGCTCCGCCGGGTACTGAGTTATTTGAAAAGATAAAAAGTCAGGGACGGTTGAGCCGTGAGTTTGCTTTTGCCGAAGGTGAAACCAATATCATCCCTGTGATGAATGAAAAGATGCTGTTTGACGGCTTTGTAGAACTGATAAACAACATTTACACCCCCGAAAAATCATACGAGCGGCTGATACAGTTTTTTACCACTTACAAACACCCCAAAATAACCGTAAAAGTGCCTTCAAAATTCAGGATGAAGGACTTGAAAATGGTGTTCCGCATTGTGTACTTATTGGGCATAAAAGACCCCAATCGCAAGTATTTTTGGAAACTTATCTTCTGGACGCTGAAAAATAATCGCAAGTTTTTGGATAAAGCAGTGTTTTACGGCATTATGATACACCAAATGCACCAAACCTGCATCCACATCGAAAACGATGTGAAAACCCAAAACAGGCACCTGTACGTGCAGAAACCCGAACCTGTTCTTAGTTTGTAA
- a CDS encoding methyltransferase domain-containing protein, with amino-acid sequence MDEFLNYDYLSKTDVILSLLINIPFVLYWVFKLAAALTNFSRISNVKSGIYNGYWIDPIKKEINCEVLRLKKTIRGLRIIPLYKHKTFHDYKVLLKPYKLNHYIFGAVWSGKEDTIYRGYSLFLYDIENDTFIGKWIGPKSNGHINSGDWHMAFFTDVNSLYINYLKLRKFYTLREMFFPSTTILTHIIAKHKTYPFDTFKVENIELRINENSFIPTLGKISIPFIKYIQTKVNSSDAVLDIGTGTGFYPIYLAKNIRCNVKGIDIGEKTITLARSNAIQNEVSSLVEFDVCKEDELFFSISTKEKFDFIIANLPFTRVAKSYQSRNSNFYSSFAGSVNLLEQLILGSQYHIKPNGKLLFCYGESGYRDLLESLVKISSWGYLNIVKTITEKDETFYIMELELSERVKNYYSELNEMQQKLK; translated from the coding sequence ATGGATGAATTTTTAAACTATGATTATTTAAGTAAAACAGATGTAATACTTTCATTACTAATTAATATCCCATTTGTCCTGTATTGGGTGTTTAAGTTAGCAGCAGCATTAACTAATTTCAGTAGAATTAGCAATGTTAAATCTGGTATTTATAATGGGTATTGGATTGATCCAATTAAAAAAGAAATAAATTGTGAAGTTTTGCGATTAAAAAAAACAATTAGAGGGCTTAGAATCATTCCTCTATATAAACACAAAACTTTTCATGATTACAAGGTTCTATTAAAACCATATAAATTGAATCATTATATTTTTGGAGCAGTTTGGTCAGGGAAAGAAGACACCATTTATAGAGGGTATAGCTTATTTTTATATGATATTGAAAACGATACATTTATCGGCAAGTGGATTGGCCCTAAAAGTAACGGGCATATAAATAGCGGTGACTGGCATATGGCTTTCTTTACCGACGTAAATAGCTTATATATTAATTATTTAAAGTTGAGGAAATTTTATACTCTTCGCGAAATGTTTTTTCCATCAACAACAATTCTTACTCATATTATTGCAAAACACAAGACCTACCCATTTGATACTTTTAAAGTTGAAAACATTGAACTAAGAATAAATGAAAATTCATTTATTCCTACTTTAGGGAAAATTTCAATTCCATTTATTAAGTATATCCAAACTAAAGTTAACTCTTCTGATGCAGTTCTTGACATAGGAACAGGTACAGGCTTTTATCCAATATATTTAGCAAAAAATATAAGGTGTAACGTAAAAGGGATTGATATTGGTGAAAAAACAATCACACTGGCTAGAAGTAATGCTATTCAAAATGAGGTAAGTAGTTTAGTAGAATTTGATGTCTGTAAGGAGGACGAATTATTTTTTTCAATTAGTACGAAAGAAAAATTTGATTTTATTATAGCCAATTTACCCTTTACAAGGGTTGCAAAATCATATCAATCACGAAATTCGAACTTTTATTCATCATTTGCGGGCTCAGTTAATTTGCTCGAACAGCTTATTCTTGGTTCTCAATACCATATTAAGCCTAACGGAAAATTGCTGTTTTGTTATGGGGAATCAGGGTATAGGGATTTGCTTGAATCATTAGTGAAAATTTCATCTTGGGGTTATTTAAATATTGTTAAAACAATAACTGAAAAAGATGAGACCTTTTATATTATGGAGTTAGAACTTTCCGAAAGGGTTAAAAATTATTACTCTGAATTAAATGAAATGCAGCAAAAATTAAAATGA
- a CDS encoding DUF3037 domain-containing protein has translation MQEHHLFEYAVIRIVPRVEREEFINVGVVLFCKKHQFLQVKYVVDAQRLQVFCPVLDVPAVEAYLAGFEKICKGDADGGPIAKLDLASRFRWLTANRSTVLQTSKVHPGLCTNPEKKLNQLFEELVG, from the coding sequence ATGCAAGAACATCACCTTTTTGAGTATGCTGTGATACGCATTGTGCCCCGCGTGGAGCGTGAGGAGTTTATTAATGTGGGGGTTGTGCTGTTTTGCAAGAAGCATCAGTTTTTGCAGGTGAAGTACGTGGTGGATGCCCAACGGTTGCAGGTGTTTTGCCCCGTGCTGGATGTACCCGCCGTTGAAGCGTATTTGGCAGGATTTGAAAAAATTTGCAAAGGCGATGCCGACGGCGGACCAATAGCAAAGCTAGACCTTGCTTCGCGGTTTCGTTGGCTAACGGCTAACCGCAGTACTGTGTTGCAAACCTCAAAAGTGCACCCCGGCCTTTGCACCAACCCTGAAAAAAAACTTAATCAGTTGTTTGAGGAGTTGGTGGGGTAG
- a CDS encoding nucleotidyltransferase domain-containing protein, producing the protein MREIIIDKLKGIEQNNNVKILYACESGSRAWGFASPDSDYDVRFIYIHNPDYYLSIDNADDVIELPVNEVLDISGWDIRKALKLFRKSNPPLMEWLQSPIVYACNEEFYAKMTALAPQYYIPRAGCNHYLSMTANTFENSLSGEQVRIKKYFYALRPVLACLWTIGKGTLPPMEFEPLRSIINNTEVQNAIDTLLLQKTQVDEKHTIPPVTVLQKFIADSMQFCREQEHTTASTKNPTEPLNELFRKYLHESW; encoded by the coding sequence ATGAGAGAAATAATAATCGATAAGCTGAAAGGAATTGAGCAAAACAACAACGTAAAAATCTTGTACGCTTGCGAATCGGGCAGCAGGGCGTGGGGTTTTGCTTCGCCGGATAGTGATTACGATGTACGGTTTATCTACATCCATAATCCTGATTATTATTTATCGATAGATAATGCTGATGATGTAATTGAATTACCCGTGAATGAAGTATTGGATATAAGCGGCTGGGACATTCGTAAAGCATTAAAACTGTTTCGTAAATCAAATCCGCCGTTGATGGAGTGGCTGCAATCGCCCATTGTGTATGCTTGTAACGAAGAGTTTTATGCGAAAATGACCGCCCTTGCCCCGCAATATTACATTCCCCGGGCGGGCTGTAATCACTATCTTAGCATGACCGCTAATACTTTTGAAAACAGCTTATCGGGCGAACAAGTGAGGATAAAGAAATACTTTTATGCACTGCGGCCTGTATTGGCTTGCCTTTGGACGATAGGGAAGGGCACTCTCCCGCCAATGGAGTTTGAACCCTTACGTTCTATCATTAACAATACAGAAGTACAAAACGCAATTGATACTCTGCTATTACAAAAAACGCAGGTAGATGAAAAACATACAATTCCGCCTGTAACCGTATTGCAAAAATTTATTGCTGACAGTATGCAGTTTTGCAGAGAACAGGAGCACACAACGGCTTCAACAAAAAATCCTACCGAACCGCTAAACGAATTATTTAGGAAATACCTGCATGAAAGTTGGTGA